Proteins encoded by one window of Bacillus rossius redtenbacheri isolate Brsri chromosome 3, Brsri_v3, whole genome shotgun sequence:
- the LOC134531237 gene encoding uncharacterized protein LOC134531237 isoform X1, producing MFAYYSKWIPKFSEKIRRLVNCKVFPMAPELIQDFNNLRNCVVKSFVVDVEEDIPFCVETDASDVAIAATLTQNKRPVAFFSRTLTKSEQHHSAVEKEAYAIIEALRKWRHYLIGRKFQLITDQKSISYMFNIRHPGKIKNEKFTRWRLELAPYNYDIIYRPGKENVAADALSRTCGSLHTFDRLVHYHKALCHPGITRMAHWVKNQNLPYSIDEIRRVTSSCRTCSEIKPRFHNKRSTLIKATAPFERLSVDFKGPLPSNTPRKYLLTVVDEYSRFPFAIPCNDLSSTTVIQALNQIFTLFGYPSYIHTDRGTSFISRELQSFLHSNGVATSRTTPYNPCGNGQVECYNGIIWRTVSLALKTKGLVITQWEKVLPEALHSIRTLLCTATNATPHERMFYHKRRASSGVTLPSWLTTPGKILMKNHVRQSKYDPLVQEVTLLEANPDYALVQLPDGKETTVNLRHLAPAGDIVNNEPNLEDVNFPNLADDPNQHTEASEDTQLNLTPEDSPEKNMNDQDLPQVNPIWTPPRSPPRPQPPLRRSSRTTRPSEYLKDYVLK from the coding sequence atgttcgcttattattctaaatggattccaaaattttcagaaaaaatacgtagattagtgaactgtaaagtatttcctatggcccctgaactaatccaagacttcaacaatttacggaactgcgtagttaaatccttcgtcgtagacgtagaggaagacatcccattctgcgtcgaaacagatgcctctgacgtcgccatcgccgccactctgactcaaaacaagagaccagtagccttcttctcgagaaccctcactaagagcgaacaacaccattcagctgtcgagaaggaagcttatgcgatcattgaagcccttcggaagtggaggcattacttgataggaagaaagtttcaacttataaccgaccagaagtctatttcttacatgtttaacattcggcatcctggtaaaatcaagaacgaaaaatttacaagatggcggttagaacttgctccttacaactatgacatcatctacagaccggggaaggagaacgtggcggctgacgctctctctaggacttgcggctcgctccataccttcgacagacttgtccactaccacaaggctttgtgtcacccagggatcacccggatggctcactgggtgaagaatcagaaccttccctactccatcgacgagatacgccgagtcacgtcttcctgcagaacatgctccgaaatcaaacctcgctttcacaacaagcggagcaccctcatcaaggccaccgcacccttcgaacggctcagcgttgattttaagggaccattaccatccaacactcctcggaaatatctgttaacggtagttgacgagtactccaggttcccttttgccatcccttgcaacgacctatcctccacaaccgtcattcaagcactaaatcagatctttacactcttcggatatccttcatacattcacacagacagaggcacatcctttatatccagagaacttcaatcattcctacattccaatggagttgctactagtcgtactacaccatacaatccgtgtggaaatggccaagtagaatgttacaatgggataatatggagaactgtatcgctggcgctgaaaacgaagggactcgtgataacgcagtgggagaaggtgttacctgaagcgttgcactccatccgcacactgctctgtactgctactaacgctacaccccacgaacgtatgttctaccataagagaagggccagttctggagttactcttccttcgtggcttactacaccagggaaaattctaatgaagaatcacgtccgtcagagtaaatatgatcccctggtgcaagaagtaactctgcttgaggcgaaccctgactatgctctggttcaacttccagatggtaaggagacaacagtcaacctcaggcatcttgctcctgcaggggatattgtcaacaatgaacctaacttagaagacgtgaattttccaaacctcgctgatgatcctaatcaacacactgaagcatctgaagacacccagctgaacctcactccagaagattcacctgagaagaacatgaatgatcaagacctacctcaagtgaacccaatttggactccacccagatctcctcccagacctcaacctccactccggagatcttcccgcaccactagaccttctgaatatctcaaggactatgtccttaaatga